In the genome of Desulfovibrio desulfuricans, one region contains:
- a CDS encoding ArsR/SmtB family transcription factor yields MYTYISVIRALGDENRLRILMALRQRPLCVCEITTLLGLAASTTSKHLFILRQARLIESIKNGRWVYYQLPHAPTDSVREVLALTTRELADTPQILQDEAALPGISHNTSIHEFLKQKHIPVPADQTDGSEDDGALPLDDKA; encoded by the coding sequence ATGTACACTTATATTTCAGTAATACGCGCACTTGGCGACGAGAACCGCCTGCGCATACTTATGGCCCTTCGCCAGCGCCCCCTGTGCGTGTGTGAAATAACCACCCTGCTTGGCCTTGCGGCGTCCACTACGTCAAAGCATCTGTTCATTTTGCGGCAGGCCCGCTTGATTGAAAGCATTAAAAATGGCCGATGGGTGTACTACCAGCTGCCGCATGCCCCCACCGACAGCGTGCGCGAGGTGCTGGCCCTGACGACCCGGGAGTTGGCCGACACCCCGCAGATACTCCAGGACGAGGCAGCCCTGCCCGGCATTTCGCACAATACCAGCATCCACGAGTTCCTTAAGCAAAAGCATATTCCCGTGCCTGCGGACCAAACCGACGGCAGCGAAGACGACGGTGCCCTGCCGCTAGACGACAAGGCGTAA
- a CDS encoding heavy metal translocating P-type ATPase: protein MDSTKHTPLPTHACCSACAPAADHEAPGCACCSHDHENDHAGERRELMSMGISAVLFAIGMVADERLASYMPNWLVIALFYALPYVLCGYNVLRIGAKSILKGDFFNEFTLMGGATIAAIALGQLPEAVGVMLFYCVGEFVQERAAGSSRRSVKALLAARPSVAHEILNGGTTRDVEPEALGPGSHILVRPGEKIPLDGTVLEGDSQVDTSPLTGESVPQRVTPGGRVLAGTINLNAALRVEVTAAFEESSIARILEMVENAVARKAPTERFITRMARWYTPAVTGIALLVAVLPPLFGLGPFSQWIYRALVLLVISCPCALLISIPLGYFGGIGAASRRGILIKGGAVLDSLRDIRVAALDKTGTLTEGVFEVNEVLPAPGIAPDDLLAAAALAESRSNHPIARSVLRAAQSRGLTTDDATLTGMQELPGMGVIAGTDAGELLAGNAALLASRGIAPMDVNLPGSVVYVARGGTLLGALVVADRIKPQSPEAIQGLRRLGVQRIAMLTGDREEQARPVAQQLGLDTLRAGLLPEDKAGALEALGPVKNTIFVGDGINDAPVLATAGVGVAMGGLGAEAAIETADVVILDDNPARLPELLRIARRTRAIVWQNIVMALGIKGLFMALGIVGLSGLWEAVFADVGVALMAVLNAARAGKVDS from the coding sequence ATGGATTCCACCAAACATACCCCATTGCCTACGCACGCCTGCTGCTCCGCATGCGCTCCCGCTGCCGATCACGAGGCCCCCGGCTGCGCCTGCTGCAGTCATGACCACGAAAATGACCATGCTGGCGAGCGCCGCGAGCTAATGAGCATGGGCATATCCGCAGTGCTGTTTGCCATCGGCATGGTTGCCGATGAGCGCCTGGCCAGCTACATGCCCAACTGGCTGGTCATAGCCCTGTTTTACGCCCTGCCGTATGTATTGTGCGGCTACAATGTGCTGCGCATTGGGGCCAAAAGCATCCTGAAAGGTGATTTTTTTAATGAATTTACCCTGATGGGCGGTGCAACCATCGCGGCTATTGCGCTTGGTCAGCTGCCCGAGGCCGTGGGCGTGATGCTGTTTTACTGCGTGGGAGAATTTGTGCAGGAGCGCGCCGCCGGTAGCTCGCGCCGCTCTGTCAAGGCGCTGCTGGCAGCGCGACCAAGCGTTGCCCATGAGATACTAAACGGCGGAACCACCCGCGATGTAGAGCCTGAGGCCCTTGGCCCCGGCAGCCATATTCTTGTCCGCCCCGGCGAAAAAATACCGCTGGATGGAACCGTGCTTGAAGGCGACTCGCAGGTCGATACCTCGCCCCTCACGGGCGAATCCGTACCCCAGAGAGTAACGCCGGGAGGCCGCGTACTGGCTGGCACCATCAACCTGAATGCCGCGCTGCGCGTCGAGGTTACCGCCGCTTTTGAAGAATCGTCCATTGCCCGTATTCTTGAGATGGTCGAAAACGCCGTGGCGCGCAAGGCCCCTACCGAGCGTTTTATTACGCGCATGGCCCGCTGGTACACGCCAGCCGTCACCGGCATTGCCTTGCTGGTGGCGGTGCTGCCGCCGCTGTTCGGGCTTGGGCCCTTCTCTCAGTGGATTTACCGTGCGCTGGTGCTGCTGGTCATATCCTGCCCGTGCGCCCTGCTTATCTCCATCCCGCTCGGGTATTTTGGCGGCATCGGCGCGGCTTCGCGGCGGGGCATCCTTATCAAGGGCGGAGCGGTGCTCGACAGCCTGCGCGACATCCGCGTGGCGGCGCTGGACAAAACAGGAACCCTCACTGAAGGCGTGTTTGAAGTAAACGAGGTGCTGCCCGCCCCAGGCATCGCGCCCGATGACCTGCTTGCCGCCGCAGCCCTGGCAGAGAGCCGCTCCAACCATCCCATTGCCCGCTCGGTGCTGCGGGCGGCGCAGAGCCGGGGCCTGACCACCGACGACGCAACGCTTACCGGCATGCAAGAACTGCCCGGCATGGGCGTAATTGCGGGCACCGACGCCGGCGAGTTGCTGGCGGGCAATGCCGCCCTGCTTGCAAGCAGAGGCATCGCGCCCATGGATGTAAACCTGCCCGGCAGCGTGGTGTACGTTGCCCGAGGCGGCACACTGCTGGGCGCACTGGTGGTGGCGGACCGCATCAAGCCGCAATCGCCCGAGGCCATACAGGGCTTGCGCCGCCTTGGCGTGCAGCGCATCGCCATGCTCACGGGCGACAGAGAGGAGCAGGCCCGCCCAGTGGCCCAGCAGCTTGGGCTGGACACCCTGCGGGCAGGTCTGCTGCCCGAGGACAAAGCCGGAGCCCTCGAAGCCCTTGGTCCGGTAAAGAACACCATATTTGTGGGCGACGGCATCAACGACGCCCCAGTGCTGGCAACAGCCGGGGTGGGCGTGGCCATGGGCGGCCTGGGCGCGGAGGCGGCCATTGAAACTGCCGACGTGGTCATTCTGGACGACAACCCCGCGCGCCTGCCGGAGCTTTTGCGCATAGCGCGGCGCACGCGGGCTATTGTGTGGCAAAATATCGTTATGGCGCTGGGCATCAAGGGGCTGTTCATGGCCCTGGGCATCGTGGGGCTTTCCGGCCTGTGGGAAGCCGTGTTTGCCGATGTGGGCGTGGCGCTTATGGCCGTGCTCAACGCGGCCCGCGCTGGCAAGGTAGACAGCTGA
- a CDS encoding ACT domain-containing protein, translating into MLLQVIEGKFSVCKVENLRAVNFNVPWLFVGKTDAEISVVCLTADVPHATLAREDGWRALRVAGRMDFGLTGVMAGLSTALARAGISLFAVSTFDTDYILIKAENLAPALEALEESGYMIEGAAR; encoded by the coding sequence ATGCTGCTGCAGGTCATTGAGGGAAAATTCAGCGTCTGCAAGGTGGAAAACCTGCGCGCCGTCAATTTTAATGTGCCCTGGCTGTTTGTGGGCAAGACCGATGCCGAAATTTCTGTGGTCTGCCTGACGGCCGATGTCCCCCACGCCACCCTCGCCCGCGAGGACGGCTGGCGTGCCCTGCGTGTGGCGGGGCGTATGGATTTTGGGCTCACCGGCGTTATGGCGGGCTTGTCCACGGCGCTTGCGCGGGCGGGCATCAGCCTGTTTGCCGTCTCAACCTTTGATACGGACTATATATTGATAAAGGCGGAGAATCTCGCTCCAGCGCTCGAGGCCCTGGAGGAGAGCGGGTATATGATTGAAGGCGCGGCTCGGTAA
- the ruvB gene encoding Holliday junction branch migration DNA helicase RuvB produces the protein MSDFTSQCPDQCAAEGATGIDESVRPRSLDDFIGQDELRANLRVYLGAARERGKALDHTLFYGNPGLGKTTLAQIMASELGVNLVCTSGPVLERSGDLAAILTNLNRHDILFVDEIHRMPIAVEEVLYPAMEDFKLDLVIGQGPAARTVKIDLEPFTLVGATTRMGLISSPLRDRFGIVARLEYYTPGDLARVVQRTARILGVEVTTDGAVEIGRRSRGTPRIANRLLRRVRDFALVHGDGMVTGEQASAALKRMDVDELGLDQMDRKLLEVLIKHYDGGPVGIKTLAVACSEEVRTIEDIYEPFLIQCGFLKRTPRGRMATPLAYRHLKMLLS, from the coding sequence ATGTCGGATTTTACCAGCCAGTGTCCCGACCAGTGCGCTGCTGAAGGCGCGACGGGCATTGATGAAAGCGTGCGCCCCCGCAGTCTCGACGACTTTATCGGGCAGGACGAGCTGCGCGCCAACCTGCGCGTGTACCTTGGGGCCGCGCGCGAGCGCGGCAAGGCGCTGGATCATACGCTTTTTTACGGCAACCCCGGCCTGGGCAAAACCACGCTGGCGCAGATCATGGCCTCCGAGCTGGGCGTCAATCTGGTCTGCACCTCGGGGCCGGTGCTCGAACGCAGCGGCGACCTTGCCGCCATCCTCACCAATCTCAACCGGCACGACATCCTTTTTGTGGATGAAATACACCGCATGCCCATTGCCGTGGAAGAAGTGCTGTACCCCGCCATGGAAGACTTCAAGCTCGATCTGGTAATCGGGCAGGGGCCAGCGGCGCGTACGGTAAAAATCGACCTTGAGCCGTTTACCCTTGTGGGGGCAACCACGCGCATGGGGCTGATTTCTTCGCCATTGCGCGACCGTTTTGGCATTGTGGCGCGGCTCGAATACTATACGCCCGGCGATCTGGCGCGGGTAGTGCAGCGCACTGCGAGGATTTTGGGCGTAGAGGTGACAACCGACGGCGCGGTGGAGATTGGCCGACGTTCGCGCGGCACGCCCCGCATCGCCAACCGGCTGCTGCGCCGCGTGCGCGACTTTGCGCTGGTTCACGGCGACGGCATGGTAACGGGCGAGCAGGCCTCGGCGGCGCTCAAACGCATGGACGTGGACGAGCTGGGGCTTGACCAGATGGACCGCAAACTGCTTGAAGTGCTTATAAAACACTACGACGGCGGCCCGGTTGGCATCAAAACCCTTGCGGTGGCCTGCTCGGAAGAAGTGCGCACCATTGAAGATATTTATGAGCCATTCCTCATCCAGTGCGGCTTTTTAAAACGCACGCCACGGGGCCGCATGGCAACCCCTCTGGCCTACAGGCACTTGAAAATGCTGCTTTCTTAG
- the ruvA gene encoding Holliday junction branch migration protein RuvA has protein sequence MIAYLEGRLAEIWGNACLVVTQGGVGYEVALPAHTLAALPGRGEPLVLYTSLSVREDALELFGFATFEERQTFEVLVSISKVGARTALGILSIFRPEDLRRVVLEDDVLALTRVSGIGKKTAEHVFLELKYKLKVEDVPQAAVLSSGVRPGSVFRDVLDGLGNLGYEPDECAPLVKKLLHEEPDLDVTGALRAALKALARGKA, from the coding sequence ATGATCGCCTATCTTGAAGGCCGCCTGGCCGAAATATGGGGCAATGCCTGCCTTGTGGTTACCCAGGGCGGCGTGGGGTACGAAGTGGCCCTGCCCGCCCATACTCTGGCCGCCCTGCCCGGCAGGGGGGAACCCCTGGTGCTGTACACAAGCCTTTCCGTTCGCGAAGACGCGCTGGAGCTGTTTGGTTTTGCCACCTTTGAAGAACGGCAGACCTTTGAGGTGCTGGTTTCCATCTCCAAGGTCGGCGCCCGTACTGCTTTGGGCATCCTTTCCATATTCCGGCCCGAGGATCTGCGCCGCGTGGTGCTTGAGGACGACGTGCTGGCCCTCACCCGTGTTTCGGGCATTGGCAAAAAAACCGCCGAGCATGTCTTTTTGGAACTCAAGTACAAGCTTAAGGTCGAGGATGTGCCGCAGGCTGCGGTGCTGAGCTCGGGGGTGCGCCCCGGCTCGGTGTTTCGCGATGTGCTGGACGGGCTCGGCAACCTTGGCTACGAGCCGGACGAGTGCGCGCCGCTGGTCAAAAAACTGCTGCACGAAGAGCCGGATCTTGACGTTACCGGCGCACTGCGGGCTGCCCTCAAGGCGCTCGCCAGAGGTAAGGCCTGA
- the moaA gene encoding GTP 3',8-cyclase MoaA, producing MQACVNPFAHLGNCATPNGQQQPSARAGQLCDGHGRVVRYLRLSVTDRCNLRCAYCRSDINQKFIPHPKVLRYEEMVRLVGMMASLGVTKLRLTGGEPFARKGCDELLHQLHAHYPSLDLRLTTNGTLLGPHIPMLRSVGVSAVNLSLDSFDRDTFAKVTGRDMLPAVLDSLDGLLRAGIRVKINAVAMRGVNDGQMDDFVHAVRTMPIDLRFIEFMPMGSGTLWGPETFWAAGDIRAEAERRVQLDPVQDDSAEAGPARMFAVRGGKGRLGFITAVSCHFCGTCNRLRLTSDGNLRTCLFDDREYHLRGILRSPHFDDGQLARVVRLACADKPIGADLLKARKKGEAVADKHMVGIGG from the coding sequence ATGCAAGCATGTGTAAATCCATTTGCCCATCTTGGCAACTGCGCGACCCCAAACGGCCAGCAGCAGCCATCCGCGCGGGCTGGTCAGCTCTGCGACGGGCATGGCCGCGTGGTGCGGTATCTGCGGCTTTCGGTAACAGACCGCTGCAACCTGCGCTGCGCCTATTGCCGCAGTGATATAAACCAAAAATTCATACCCCATCCCAAGGTGCTGCGGTATGAAGAAATGGTGCGTCTGGTGGGCATGATGGCCTCGCTGGGCGTGACAAAGCTGCGGCTGACCGGCGGCGAACCCTTTGCCCGCAAGGGGTGCGACGAACTTTTGCACCAGCTGCACGCGCACTATCCCTCCCTTGACCTGCGTCTTACCACCAACGGAACCCTGCTCGGACCGCACATCCCCATGCTGCGCTCGGTGGGCGTAAGCGCTGTTAATCTCTCGCTGGACAGTTTTGACCGCGATACCTTTGCCAAGGTCACCGGGCGCGATATGCTGCCAGCGGTGCTGGACTCGCTGGACGGCCTGCTGCGGGCGGGCATTCGCGTAAAAATCAACGCTGTGGCCATGCGCGGCGTCAACGACGGGCAGATGGACGATTTTGTGCACGCCGTGCGCACCATGCCCATTGATCTGCGGTTTATCGAATTTATGCCCATGGGCAGCGGCACGCTGTGGGGGCCGGAAACATTCTGGGCCGCTGGGGACATCCGAGCCGAGGCCGAGCGCCGGGTGCAGCTTGACCCTGTGCAGGACGACAGCGCCGAGGCTGGCCCGGCCAGGATGTTTGCCGTGCGCGGCGGCAAGGGGCGTCTGGGATTTATCACTGCCGTCTCCTGCCATTTTTGCGGCACGTGCAACCGGCTGCGGCTCACCAGCGACGGCAACCTGCGCACCTGCCTGTTTGACGACAGGGAGTATCACCTGCGCGGCATACTGCGCAGCCCGCACTTTGACGACGGGCAGCTGGCCCGCGTGGTGCGGCTGGCCTGCGCGGACAAGCCCATAGGCGCTGATCTGCTCAAAGCCCGTAAAAAGGGCGAGGCCGTGGCCGACAAGCACATGGTGGGCATTGGCGGTTAG
- a CDS encoding DUF5334 family protein, producing the protein MKHLLFATALLGCLCMTIPALAWDGFDADSADLVEVIPDRVPTKGDTVDVRNYDKDATETCLVESVARNARTVELVVRTPAGVARTLVMEGR; encoded by the coding sequence ATGAAACACCTGCTATTCGCCACAGCCCTGCTGGGCTGTCTTTGCATGACCATACCCGCTCTGGCCTGGGACGGCTTTGACGCCGACTCGGCCGACCTTGTCGAAGTTATCCCCGACCGCGTCCCCACCAAGGGCGACACGGTGGATGTACGCAACTACGACAAGGACGCCACGGAAACCTGTCTGGTCGAGTCGGTGGCGCGCAATGCCCGTACCGTTGAGCTGGTGGTGCGCACGCCTGCCGGAGTTGCCCGCACCCTGGTGATGGAAGGCCGCTAG
- the miaB gene encoding tRNA (N6-isopentenyl adenosine(37)-C2)-methylthiotransferase MiaB has protein sequence MIEKTYHIITFGCQMNVHDSHWLGRALSARGFFEAPLEDAQVVVVNTCSVREKPEQKVMSALGRIRQLSGGNPAVLVCVAGCVAQQLGESLFEKESQVRLVAGSDGIGNAPQAIERLLENPAQRLSLLDFTSQYVEREATTEPGVVNGAVAYANIMQGCDNFCAYCIVPFTRGRQKSRGSAAIIDECKALLDNGAREITLLGQNVNAFGQDKSGDGTSFAALLRKVAALPGLERLRYVTPHPKDMGPEDIAAFAELPQLCPRLHLPMQAGSDAVLARMKRRYDSAAFLDLVERLRKARPDLALSTDLIVGFPGESEQDFQDTLRMMRASNFMSSFSFCYSDRPGTRASLFLDKIPAEVAQDRLLRLQALQDELGANWLRHRVGDETTLLIENPSPKESQGPEPSWQGRDPYGAPVHVELPPLADHTGRMVRVRISQAKKHSLMAQRLGEPW, from the coding sequence ATGATCGAAAAAACGTACCATATCATCACTTTTGGCTGTCAGATGAACGTGCACGACTCCCACTGGCTGGGACGTGCCCTGAGTGCGCGCGGTTTTTTTGAAGCGCCGCTCGAAGACGCGCAGGTGGTGGTGGTCAATACCTGTTCGGTACGCGAAAAGCCGGAACAGAAAGTCATGAGCGCGCTTGGCCGCATCCGCCAGCTCTCGGGCGGCAACCCCGCCGTGCTCGTGTGCGTGGCTGGCTGCGTGGCCCAGCAGCTTGGCGAGAGCCTGTTTGAAAAAGAAAGCCAGGTGCGCCTTGTGGCGGGCAGCGACGGCATAGGCAATGCCCCGCAGGCTATTGAACGCCTGCTGGAAAACCCCGCCCAGCGCCTTTCGCTGCTGGACTTTACCAGCCAGTATGTGGAGCGCGAGGCCACCACCGAGCCTGGCGTGGTCAACGGGGCCGTGGCCTACGCCAACATCATGCAGGGCTGCGACAACTTTTGCGCCTACTGCATCGTGCCCTTTACACGGGGCCGCCAAAAATCACGCGGCAGCGCGGCTATTATAGATGAATGCAAGGCTCTGCTCGACAACGGCGCGCGGGAGATCACCCTGCTGGGGCAAAACGTCAACGCCTTCGGGCAGGACAAAAGCGGCGACGGCACAAGCTTTGCCGCCCTGCTGCGCAAAGTGGCCGCCCTGCCGGGCCTTGAACGGCTGCGCTATGTAACGCCGCACCCCAAGGATATGGGGCCGGAAGACATAGCCGCCTTTGCCGAGCTGCCCCAGCTGTGCCCGCGCCTGCACCTGCCCATGCAGGCTGGGTCTGACGCCGTTCTGGCCCGCATGAAGCGCCGGTACGACAGCGCGGCCTTTCTTGATCTGGTGGAGCGTCTGCGCAAGGCGCGGCCCGACCTGGCGCTTTCCACCGACCTTATCGTGGGCTTTCCCGGCGAGAGCGAGCAGGATTTTCAGGATACGCTGCGCATGATGCGCGCCAGCAATTTTATGTCCAGTTTTTCCTTTTGCTATTCCGACAGGCCGGGCACGCGGGCCTCGCTGTTTCTCGACAAAATCCCCGCTGAGGTGGCGCAAGACAGACTGCTGCGCCTGCAGGCCCTGCAGGACGAGCTGGGGGCGAACTGGCTGCGGCACAGGGTCGGCGACGAGACCACGCTGCTGATCGAAAACCCCAGCCCCAAGGAAAGCCAAGGGCCGGAGCCCAGCTGGCAGGGGCGCGACCCCTACGGGGCTCCCGTGCATGTGGAGCTGCCGCCTCTGGCCGACCACACGGGGCGCATGGTGCGGGTGCGCATCAGCCAGGCAAAAAAACACAGCCTCATGGCCCAAAGACTGGGGGAACCATGGTAG
- a CDS encoding bifunctional nuclease family protein produces MVEMRVFGLTIDPQSKTPIVVLREASGDAVLPLWVGAMEAMAISLVLNNESLPRPLTHDLFLMTLKAFKAELRRVEINDLREGTYYAVLVLSGPDGRTRIDCRPSDAIALAMRAAAPILVEEEVLRLSAEEQQKIEQGKAVEVSTPVPDAATDMVRRAGARKEADMLGGALLRHGELPASLSADEETRYREMLRSLDPVSRRKM; encoded by the coding sequence ATGGTAGAAATGCGCGTTTTCGGCCTTACCATCGACCCTCAGAGCAAAACACCCATCGTGGTGTTGCGCGAGGCGAGCGGCGATGCGGTGCTGCCCCTGTGGGTGGGAGCCATGGAGGCCATGGCCATTTCACTGGTGCTCAACAACGAAAGCCTGCCCCGCCCCCTGACGCACGACCTTTTTCTTATGACGCTCAAGGCCTTTAAGGCCGAACTGCGGCGGGTGGAGATCAACGACCTGCGCGAGGGCACGTACTATGCGGTTCTGGTGCTCTCCGGCCCTGACGGCAGAACCCGCATAGACTGCCGCCCCTCTGACGCCATCGCCCTCGCCATGCGCGCCGCCGCGCCCATTCTGGTGGAGGAGGAAGTACTGCGCCTTTCGGCGGAAGAACAGCAAAAAATCGAGCAGGGCAAGGCGGTTGAGGTGAGCACGCCCGTGCCAGATGCCGCCACGGACATGGTGCGCCGCGCCGGGGCCCGCAAAGAGGCCGACATGCTGGGCGGGGCACTGCTGCGCCACGGGGAGCTGCCAGCGTCGCTTTCGGCAGATGAAGAAACCCGATATCGCGAGATGCTGCGCTCCCTTGACCCTGTTTCGCGTCGCAAGATGTAA
- a CDS encoding response regulator has product MTRQRQIHVLLLSESESMAALDRRALRDVGADRIECLTSGVAAARMLAGLDELPPAFRPDVAVCSQRLSDMDGEQLCAILRLHPLLLDMPVLLILPHDSEVEQLRTLGCGASALLARPYSIDQLKAHLDFLVGSRPTLDDLDKAGQMTSTKAFDDALATYGILLKPVRQPEDYFRVGMQCLEQRKWNSAINAFQRAMRGALIQGKAELGMAAAWKGKGDMARYRHYLSLAAATFVRARQWNRARAVYGRMLQEDPNARSPFLSEALQQMRQGNYDYAAGILAQGYEITPRQQITERMAQMCLAADTSDDLLKSMEACLEQALGEDARGLSAEIRSTLEAMAQEAEAKKIEEASERQWRAGRNARAREEAETAADEADDSLSQLAPAAQAAHGAARAPRAGARARGPVGIALAEDEYQDAPAQQGSAARSGAMRAGQGATAPVISLWGENDSTAGASQPPQQEPTAESPSQPQTGTPIPPLLDPLARGKSTGTSSLNDMLSVVKFTWKQAFRK; this is encoded by the coding sequence ATGACCCGCCAACGGCAGATCCATGTTCTTCTTCTCAGCGAAAGCGAATCTATGGCCGCTCTCGACAGGCGCGCCCTGCGCGATGTTGGAGCCGACCGCATAGAGTGCCTTACCTCCGGCGTTGCGGCGGCCCGCATGCTGGCCGGTCTTGACGAACTTCCCCCGGCTTTTCGGCCCGATGTGGCCGTGTGCTCGCAGCGCCTCTCCGACATGGACGGCGAGCAGCTTTGCGCCATCCTGCGCCTGCACCCCCTGCTGCTGGATATGCCGGTTCTGCTTATTCTCCCGCACGACAGCGAGGTCGAACAGCTCAGAACCCTCGGCTGCGGGGCAAGCGCCCTGCTTGCGCGGCCCTACTCCATCGATCAGCTCAAGGCGCATCTTGATTTTTTGGTGGGCTCGCGCCCCACGCTCGACGACCTGGACAAAGCCGGGCAGATGACCAGCACCAAGGCCTTTGACGATGCCCTGGCCACATACGGCATCCTGCTCAAACCCGTCCGCCAGCCTGAAGACTACTTTCGCGTGGGCATGCAGTGCCTTGAACAGCGCAAGTGGAACAGCGCCATCAACGCCTTTCAACGGGCCATGCGCGGGGCGCTCATCCAGGGCAAGGCCGAGCTTGGCATGGCCGCAGCCTGGAAGGGCAAGGGCGACATGGCCCGCTACCGGCATTATCTGTCGCTGGCCGCAGCCACCTTTGTACGCGCCCGGCAGTGGAACAGGGCACGGGCCGTGTATGGCCGCATGCTCCAGGAAGACCCCAACGCCCGCAGTCCGTTTTTGTCCGAGGCCCTGCAGCAGATGCGCCAGGGCAACTACGACTATGCGGCTGGCATTCTTGCCCAGGGCTACGAAATTACGCCCCGTCAGCAGATTACAGAGCGCATGGCCCAGATGTGCCTTGCCGCCGACACCTCCGACGACCTGCTCAAGAGTATGGAGGCCTGCCTTGAGCAGGCTCTTGGCGAGGATGCCCGCGGCCTGAGCGCTGAAATCCGCTCCACGCTCGAAGCCATGGCGCAGGAGGCCGAGGCCAAAAAAATTGAAGAAGCGTCAGAACGCCAGTGGCGGGCCGGCAGAAACGCACGGGCGCGTGAAGAAGCGGAAACCGCGGCTGACGAGGCCGACGATTCGCTCTCCCAGCTGGCCCCGGCCGCGCAGGCTGCCCATGGAGCGGCCCGCGCCCCGCGGGCGGGCGCGCGTGCCCGAGGCCCCGTGGGCATTGCGCTGGCGGAAGATGAATACCAGGACGCGCCTGCGCAGCAGGGGTCTGCGGCCCGGTCGGGCGCCATGCGTGCGGGGCAGGGGGCTACAGCCCCCGTCATCTCCCTGTGGGGCGAGAACGACAGCACCGCTGGCGCGTCGCAGCCCCCCCAGCAGGAGCCGACCGCAGAGTCGCCCTCGCAGCCCCAGACAGGCACGCCCATACCTCCGCTGCTGGACCCCCTGGCTCGCGGCAAAAGCACGGGAACAAGCAGCCTCAACGACATGCTCTCTGTCGTCAAATTTACCTGGAAGCAGGCTTTCCGCAAATAA